The following nucleotide sequence is from Pungitius pungitius chromosome 6, fPunPun2.1, whole genome shotgun sequence.
GGCATAATTGCTATGAACAGCAGCTAACTCATTCAGGAAATCCCTCGACGGCGACTTCAAGCGTGAATGCGGCGCGCAGAGAAAAGCGGTGTATAGGTGTAGCATGTGGCTGTGGGGTCAAATTACCATTCATCTTTCTTTTGAAGGCGGCCTGTGGTAATGCCCGCAGGCCCCCTTTAACATCAGAAGGATGGGTTTCTTCAGACGATGTGGgagaggagccggggggggggggggggttctgtagTAGAAAACCAGGCTTAAAAAGGTAAAGGCAGGTTTTCTGTGTGAGTAAAAAACATGTCGGTCATTAATGGAACGTTGCATTTCGGCCCTCTGGGTATTTTCCATGTCCGTCAAGTTGAGCCATCACAATAGTTGACTGCTTGTTCTCGCTGCCACGATGGAAGCTCTGGGATGAACCTCCCTTTGAACAATAACTAATGCAGAAGTTCTCCCTGCATTACATGGGCCTTTCCAACATTAACTGATCACACATGTTTGAGAGTGAGGAACAGAAGTCCGTCTCCAACTTGTCAGAGTAAATGGATGACCAGTTTAAATGTGTCTAATAAGATGTGTTAGATCATTTTCTCTTCGGGGGTAGTTTGATGTCAGAACAAAAGCACACTGATCAGGCCCATTATTTCAGCTTCTCTAAATCAGCAATGGGCTCTAATACACTTTGTTATTTACAAGGAATAAACATAAGATCAAAGTCAGCACTGGAATTAATTATTTGTGAGATAAAATGTGCCCTCTCTGCATACATGTACTGCTTTAAAATAGGCTAATGGAAAAGACCACATGTTTAGCGAATACGTTTTACCACTAGAGGGAGCTAACGAACAACATAGAGATCTCGGCCTGTTGCAGGAGAAGACTGCTtgaaggttttattttcatgtttatgGTCGGGGTCAAAATGAGGCATAACCACTAGGTAGATGGGATGTCAATCATATCTCAGCTTAAAGCTTCAAAAGATTTTATCTCTCAAATATAATACAAACTATTTCGTATTGATTTGAAAGACGTAAAAGGTGCCACGAAATGAGCTGCATGAGTTCCAATATTACCCCCAAAAGTCTTAAAAGTAAGTGGCCATAGTCGTACTGACATGTCCGTCCAaacccattttttttaatgcaaaacaaatcaGGATGAAATACAATCAATACGATATGACTCGATCTTGAGCACTTACACGTGTCCTCGGGTGCTGCTTCTAACTTTACAGTAGATTCATCCGCAGCATCACTACAGCCGAATCACATGTCCTTCCGCACCGATCATCACGAAAGAACCTTACGCACCTGACCCGAGTGAGCCATTAAGgcactctgctgcaaacaatgccatcataacggGTGGTCTCGCACTTTAAAAATCACGTGACTTTGTCGACTCTCGCGTGTCCGATGTGACATCGTGGTGTCACGAGAAGGTGTCGTGTAAACTCTGCATTATTGAGCTGTTAAAACCCACCCGCGCTCCCGTCGACGCGCTTTGCACGTTTAACGCGCTCGCGGTGCAGTGCCGGCCTCGAGCCGCTAGAGGCCACTGTGCAGCGTGCCTTGCGCGTCCCGGTCCGAAGACAACAGACTGCAGAGGCGATCGAGGTTATGGATCGCTCCTGATATCTATGCAACGTACAGCAGGCCTATTTAACTAAATCCATATCGTTGCATGAACAACAACTCAATAATCGATGGCACTGAACAATGGCCGCACCTGAGCGCATGCATTTACTTTTAAGTTGAGTTTGACATTTAACGCAATTAGTCACACATAATAAGCGTGTGATCCGTTATAAAAATAAGACATGTTTTCCAGCCGAGGAACGATTGGGCTGAAGAAGTCAGACCCGAGGAGCTCGCAGTGACATTGCGGTGGGTGAGGAAATAGTTTGTGCTGGGACATGACGGCGATATGTACAAAGAGAATCGTTAAAAGAGACCAATAGACAGAGAATAAAACCAGCGAGATTACTTGTTGCTTTAAAGTTGTTTCTTttctataatatatatttttttaaataaaccagAGAAGAAACACAGTTGATTGCGATTTGAAAAATGGTTAAACAACCGCTAAGTGCTTCAGTGTAACGTAATACGATCGATCACGTTAGTCCGTCATCGATCGCACAACACGGTGGCAACAGTGCGGaagaaggaggaaaataaaatccGATAATCAATACACAACCAGCAGCTGTTATGGTAAGAAAACTGCAGCTCCATCAGTTTGACGCAGACGTCGGTTCCGCTTTAGAGGCTCGACTCTCCGGGAGGAAAAACCCAACCCGCTGCGCTCTGCTCGGCGCACAGCCAAGTGGGCACCAGGGGCCGATGGGAAatcagggtggggggaggaggaggggggggggctgtgggctTCGTTcttgggtgtgggggggggggggggggggggggttggacttCAGGTCACCAATGGGAGGTGGCTACGCTGCCTGAGGAGTCTTGGGTTAGGTTATATACTCCACGTCTCACCGAGAAGGTACATTTAAAACCCAGTCCTGTAGCGGAGACCAGAGTGCAGGAAAAGAGACACGCACTTTGGGCACAACGAAACAACAGCAGCCGACACGACGGGGATCGATCAGCCAAACAAGGGAGCATCGTAAtccgtgtattttttttttttggcttcggTTTGGTAAGATCTTGGAGATGTCCAACGTCCAGTTGTCGGGCAGCGTGCAGGAGAGGCTGGTGGCCCGCAGGACCTTCCCTCTCCACAGGCGCACGACCGTCTGCCGCAACCTCTTCGGGCCGGTGGACCACGAAGAACTGAGCCGGGAGATGAAAGACAAAATGCGGGAGATTTCCGAACGGGACCAGCAGAGATGGAACTTTAATTTCGAGGCCAACACCCCGCTGGTGGGGGATTACGAGTGGGAAGAGGTGCCCGTGGATACGACCCCGGTCTTTTATCAGGACTCTGTACAGAACGGAAGGAGCAGGGTAGCCGAGACACCCGTTACGCGGAGGCCCTCCGCGGACTCGGCTCTCCCGGAGGCCCCTGACATGGATGTACTGGAGCGCTTGGCCGTGCCCGAGAGCAGCGGCGCTCCGTGCCCGGGGGAGGTTAACCAGGAGAACCGCGCGGACAAGCTCAACTCGGGGAGGCCAGCGCACAGACAAGCCCCGTGCGTGAGACGCAAGCGAACGGCCGCcactgacaacaacaacacgcacATCACAGGTAAACGGACGAACACGAGCCGCTCCGCGCTCCAGAGTGATGCGCCGCGCTCTCCTCCCCGAGTGGATTCTTCCCgtgtattcatttgtatttcttccttgtttccccccccccccccccccccccccgcagacttCTTCGTCAAACGAAAGAGGGCTGCCGATAAAAAATCGAATGATACAAGCGCGTGCCACCAGTCTCCGATCCCAGTGGAACAGACCCCACGAAAGAGGATCCGTTGAAGGTACGAAGAGTCaccgtatttttttttctccaactgtTTCCAGTCCTTAAATCTAGACACCTCTGCTTCCTTAGATAATACAATTGTTCCCATGAGTGTCGCCTTTACGCACAGGCTTATCTTCTCatttattgtgttgtgttttgttggttgtttttcttgcgcTCATTGGAAATGATTCGtgaggcgaaaaaaaaaaagaaaaaaaagaaaaagaaccagCGCAGGAAGGCAGGCGGTGTTAtctgatggggggaggggggaggttgcGGTGGCGAAATCGCAGTAGTAGTGATAGTAGTAGCTGTAGTAACAccagtgggtgggggagggggccgTGCGTCACGATGTGGCGGGAAAAGGCTGCGCGTAAAGGGTGACGCCCGCCGCTGAGGTTACATCTCGGGTTTCCTCGGAGAGCCGCGTCGCGTCTTTCTGCttctgtgaaacaaaaaaaaacaaaacaaaaaaactgaccGTGTTTCCATTCTTTTCCTcaggtgcttttatttttattttttttattttatttttttgcactaTATGCCATTTTTTCCACGAGGATCAAGACGAGGATGTTTCTCCCTGCTTCTTCcgcgccggaggaggaggaggaggagaaggaggaagaggaggcgctgCGGGAGAAATAAGCCCGAGCGGCCGGTGTCTCCGGCTCGGTGCCCGCAGCCCGGAGCACTCGGA
It contains:
- the cdkn1cb gene encoding cyclin-dependent kinase inhibitor 1C, translating into MSNVQLSGSVQERLVARRTFPLHRRTTVCRNLFGPVDHEELSREMKDKMREISERDQQRWNFNFEANTPLVGDYEWEEVPVDTTPVFYQDSVQNGRSRVAETPVTRRPSADSALPEAPDMDVLERLAVPESSGAPCPGEVNQENRADKLNSGRPAHRQAPCVRRKRTAATDNNNTHITDFFVKRKRAADKKSNDTSACHQSPIPVEQTPRKRIR